A single genomic interval of Acidobacteriota bacterium harbors:
- a CDS encoding enolase C-terminal domain-like protein, which produces MINVDTITVVLPLKKKFVVSKGEAEVKTNVITILNNRYIGEASGSVYSGPPLEVIEADVKAGVKRLQRKRTINLRTLYEIGQYDIHAVARSALTGMVLNYLSGESQRYPWEVLSLSTPMGIRNSMTVSLGTPDEVAAAVRESQYPILKVKMGGETDLGLVKAIADVTDKEIRVDANGGWSCEQAEEIIFYLAKQGITVIEQPTDIEHIGEWPRLKGKCEDVELILDEGLATMKDYRRYAEFIDGVNVKMEKSGGILEGIRIARAARADKKKVMLGCMVGTSIGIAQSVYMSSLADYFDLDGPQLLQDDIALGINYDRESIRVDREIIGGPKLKRDIVEKLSNE; this is translated from the coding sequence GTGATCAACGTTGACACCATCACGGTAGTGCTGCCGCTGAAGAAGAAATTCGTAGTCTCCAAGGGTGAGGCGGAGGTAAAGACCAACGTTATCACGATCCTCAATAACCGTTACATCGGTGAGGCCTCGGGTTCCGTCTACTCCGGTCCGCCGCTCGAGGTGATCGAAGCCGACGTCAAAGCGGGTGTCAAACGGTTGCAGCGAAAGCGGACAATCAACCTGCGGACGCTCTATGAGATCGGCCAGTACGACATCCACGCGGTCGCACGCTCGGCGCTTACGGGCATGGTCCTGAATTACCTTTCCGGGGAGAGCCAGCGCTATCCCTGGGAGGTTCTTTCACTGAGCACGCCCATGGGCATCAGGAACTCTATGACCGTCAGCCTGGGCACGCCGGACGAAGTGGCGGCCGCCGTCAGGGAAAGCCAGTATCCCATCCTGAAGGTCAAGATGGGTGGTGAGACCGACCTGGGACTTGTCAAGGCCATCGCCGACGTCACGGACAAGGAGATCCGGGTGGACGCCAACGGCGGCTGGTCGTGCGAGCAGGCCGAGGAGATCATTTTCTACCTGGCCAAACAGGGGATTACGGTGATCGAACAGCCCACCGACATTGAACATATCGGCGAGTGGCCCCGCCTGAAAGGGAAGTGCGAAGACGTGGAGCTTATTCTGGACGAAGGTCTGGCAACGATGAAGGATTACCGGCGGTATGCCGAGTTCATCGACGGGGTCAACGTCAAGATGGAGAAAAGCGGAGGCATCCTGGAGGGGATCAGAATCGCGAGGGCTGCCCGCGCCGACAAGAAAAAAGTCATGCTCGGTTGTATGGTCGGGACATCGATCGGCATCGCGCAGTCGGTGTACATGTCGTCGCTTGCCGACTACTTTGACCTGGACGGCCCCCAACTGCTCCAGGACGACATTGCCCTCGGCATAAACTATGATCGCGAGTCGATCCGGGTAGACCGCGAAATCATCGGTGGGCCGAAGCTCAAACGGGACATCGTCGAGAAGTTGTCGAATGAATAG
- a CDS encoding NlpC/P60 family protein — protein MRYAWVTTNLLDLRAQPRFNAERVSQVLFGEIVTLGARKNGYCRILIGGGYRGWADGRFLSALSDTRRAGYVRRINRILAVKTARIFDSVGKNIAPHFLFYGTRLSVRSRRGRQARVVLPDGTARFLKAGSLCPINEAGTRSVTGAMLVSEARKFLGVPYLWGGISPAGFDCSGFVQTVCARFGLTLPRDTREQVTVGSRRPRKETRSGDLLFFKRHVGFAIGRHRVIHASAGGTGVRINSLRAGDRDYREDLDRDFDQTRRIV, from the coding sequence ATGAGGTATGCCTGGGTTACGACCAATCTTCTTGACCTGCGGGCGCAGCCGAGATTCAACGCGGAGCGGGTCAGCCAGGTGCTGTTCGGCGAGATCGTTACCCTGGGAGCCAGGAAGAACGGCTACTGCCGGATACTCATCGGCGGCGGCTACCGTGGCTGGGCGGACGGCCGCTTTCTCAGCGCCCTGTCCGACACCCGGCGGGCCGGCTATGTCCGGCGAATCAACCGGATACTGGCCGTCAAAACTGCTCGCATATTCGACTCTGTCGGGAAAAACATCGCACCCCATTTTCTTTTCTACGGTACCCGTCTCTCGGTTCGTTCGCGCCGCGGCCGTCAGGCTCGGGTGGTCCTGCCCGACGGCACGGCCCGGTTTCTCAAGGCGGGAAGCCTGTGTCCGATAAATGAAGCGGGGACACGATCGGTCACGGGAGCGATGCTGGTCAGCGAAGCCAGGAAATTCCTGGGCGTGCCGTACCTCTGGGGTGGAATAAGTCCGGCTGGTTTTGACTGTTCGGGATTCGTTCAAACCGTCTGTGCCCGCTTCGGCCTGACTCTGCCGAGGGATACGCGCGAACAGGTCACGGTCGGCAGCCGCCGGCCGCGCAAGGAAACCAGGAGCGGCGATCTGCTGTTCTTTAAACGACACGTGGGCTTTGCCATCGGCAGGCATCGAGTAATCCACGCCTCGGCCGGAGGCACAGGTGTCAGAATCAATTCCCTGCGGGCCGGGGACCGGGACTACCGTGAGGATCTTGACCGCGACTTCGACCAGACAAGGAGGATTGTGTGA
- a CDS encoding N-acetylmuramoyl-L-alanine amidase, with product MNRTNARATLLWAVASVLLAVSTVRSDTPDLVVVYPKPGQIVTAVDSTFIFGHVTGQIDVRKHRLTINGADVPIHRDGGFLAFLPVTPGDFVFALELFRREGGGSGRAETAMPVAAASVPVSIPRPLKTLPGGVLQITGDYRAPRGDLVLTAGTRLVVMFRGSPDMRAWFSIPGVVDSVPAAEMEPLEQPYWGEAVFGAGAVPESVMIGGVYSGFYDVLSTVSAGSVPVIYHLAPPDPARIVAKVVAAPADPRVPQWLAQLYPQGPVSQESAYRVSLNPPDYPCAIRFTDSVQIIRHAPGKGYFSIFQPEGVVAMAVGAEADWYRVKLSATQYGWVNQRSAERLAEGILPSRSYLASVRTYSHDDHVLLEFPLAGRHPYRIIEDDRRTIRIQLFGVTTNTDWIRYDFSDRLVEIATWSQPEPGLYEFRVSLTGDMWGYDAYYAGNTFFFKLRRPPADLKRIRGKRIVIDPGHSADPGAIGPTGLTEAEANLNIALVLAHQLRKKGAEVILTRADDSDLALYDRPAIAKLNDADLFISIHNNALPDGVNPFTNNGVSSYYYHPHSIELARAIQEEMIKATGLPDFGLYHGNLAVNRPTQYPAVLIECAFMMIPEQEALLKTEKFHRKVSGAIIKGIEKFLKGYDDGRK from the coding sequence ATGAATAGAACGAATGCGCGCGCGACGCTGCTATGGGCCGTCGCCTCGGTGCTCCTGGCCGTCTCCACCGTCCGGTCCGACACACCTGACCTGGTCGTTGTGTATCCCAAGCCCGGTCAGATCGTCACGGCCGTGGACTCCACCTTCATCTTCGGCCACGTTACCGGACAGATTGACGTTCGGAAGCATCGTCTGACGATTAACGGCGCCGACGTTCCGATTCATCGTGACGGCGGTTTTCTCGCGTTCCTGCCGGTCACACCCGGCGACTTTGTCTTTGCGCTGGAACTGTTCCGGCGCGAGGGTGGCGGTTCCGGGAGGGCCGAGACTGCCATGCCGGTGGCTGCGGCCTCGGTTCCGGTCAGTATCCCACGTCCGTTAAAGACGCTCCCGGGCGGCGTCCTGCAAATTACCGGGGACTATCGCGCCCCGCGCGGTGACCTTGTCCTGACGGCAGGCACCAGGCTGGTCGTTATGTTCCGCGGCAGCCCCGACATGCGTGCCTGGTTCTCAATCCCGGGTGTCGTGGACTCGGTCCCGGCCGCCGAAATGGAACCGCTGGAGCAGCCGTACTGGGGAGAAGCCGTCTTCGGGGCCGGTGCCGTGCCCGAATCGGTGATGATCGGCGGCGTCTACAGCGGCTTTTATGACGTACTCTCGACCGTCTCGGCGGGCAGTGTTCCCGTCATCTACCATCTTGCGCCTCCCGACCCGGCGCGAATCGTGGCAAAAGTCGTCGCCGCGCCCGCCGACCCTCGTGTCCCACAGTGGCTGGCGCAGCTTTATCCTCAGGGACCGGTATCGCAGGAAAGCGCCTATCGCGTGTCGCTCAATCCGCCGGATTACCCGTGCGCGATTCGGTTCACCGATTCCGTCCAGATCATTCGCCATGCCCCCGGCAAGGGGTACTTCTCCATCTTTCAGCCGGAGGGTGTCGTGGCGATGGCCGTCGGAGCCGAAGCTGACTGGTACCGGGTCAAACTGTCGGCCACCCAGTACGGCTGGGTCAACCAGCGGTCGGCGGAACGACTGGCCGAGGGGATCCTTCCGTCGAGGTCCTACCTGGCGTCGGTTCGCACCTATAGCCACGACGATCACGTGCTTCTCGAGTTTCCGCTGGCCGGCCGGCACCCGTATCGCATCATAGAAGATGACAGGCGGACTATTCGCATCCAGTTGTTCGGGGTCACGACCAACACCGACTGGATACGTTATGACTTCTCCGACCGGCTGGTCGAGATTGCCACCTGGTCACAGCCGGAGCCGGGGTTGTACGAGTTCAGGGTTTCCCTGACCGGGGACATGTGGGGTTATGACGCCTACTACGCAGGCAACACGTTCTTTTTCAAGCTACGGCGGCCGCCGGCTGACCTGAAGCGGATTCGGGGTAAGCGAATCGTCATCGATCCCGGTCACTCGGCCGACCCGGGAGCTATCGGGCCGACCGGTCTGACCGAGGCCGAGGCCAATCTGAACATCGCGCTCGTTCTGGCGCATCAGTTGCGCAAGAAGGGAGCCGAGGTGATCCTCACGCGAGCCGACGACAGCGATCTTGCGCTGTACGACCGTCCGGCCATAGCGAAGTTGAATGATGCCGACCTGTTCATCTCCATACACAACAACGCCCTGCCCGACGGTGTCAACCCGTTTACGAACAACGGCGTGTCCTCGTACTACTATCACCCGCATTCGATAGAGCTGGCGCGGGCGATTCAGGAGGAGATGATAAAGGCCACCGGTCTGCCCGACTTCGGGTTGTACCACGGCAACCTGGCCGTAAACCGACCCACGCAGTACCCGGCCGTGTTGATCGAATGCGCGTTCATGATGATTCCGGAACAGGAGGCACTGCTAAAGACGGAGAAGTTTCACCGGAAAGTGTCCGGGGCGATCATTAAAGGAATCGAAAAGTTCTTGAAGGGGTACGACGATGGTAGAAAATAA